In Flavobacterium sp. WV_118_3, one DNA window encodes the following:
- the rpsI gene encoding 30S ribosomal protein S9: MGVIHKIGRRKTAVARVYVTEGTGNITVNKREFTTYFPTATLQYKVMQPLAMTENAANFDIKVNVYGGGTTGQAEAVRMAIARAMCEVEAENRAILKPEGLLTRDPRMVERKKFGQKKARKRFQFSKR, from the coding sequence ATGGGAGTTATTCACAAAATCGGTAGAAGAAAAACCGCTGTTGCTCGTGTATATGTTACAGAAGGAACTGGAAACATCACGGTAAACAAGAGAGAATTTACAACTTACTTCCCAACGGCTACATTACAGTACAAAGTGATGCAACCATTAGCAATGACTGAAAACGCTGCTAATTTTGACATCAAAGTAAATGTATACGGAGGAGGAACAACTGGTCAGGCAGAAGCTGTACGTATGGCAATCGCAAGAGCTATGTGTGAAGTAGAAGCTGAGAACAGAGCAATCTTAAAACCAGAAGGATTACTAACAAGAGATCCTCGTATGGTTGAGCGTAAGAAATTCGGTCAGAAGAAAGCTCGTAAGAGATTCCAATTCTCGAAACGTTAA
- the tsf gene encoding translation elongation factor Ts, with protein sequence MANITAADVNKLRQITGAGMMDCKKALVEADGDFDLAIENLRKKGQKVAANRSDRESTEGAVIAVVNADKTAGVVISLNCETDFVGKNEGFVKLATDLANQAINFATKEEFLASDFNGITVADKLIEQTGVIGEKIEIGSFERLEGAFVGSYIHAGNKIATLVALSANVDGAEEASRNVAMQAAAMAPIALNEEGVDAAIIEKEIEIAKDLLRQEGKPEAMLDNIAKGKLARFFKDNTLVNQDYIKEPKMSVTEYVKSVDGALTVTGFKRAALA encoded by the coding sequence ATGGCAAATATTACTGCTGCAGACGTAAATAAATTAAGACAAATTACCGGTGCCGGTATGATGGATTGTAAAAAAGCTTTAGTTGAAGCTGATGGAGATTTTGATTTAGCAATCGAAAACCTACGTAAAAAAGGTCAGAAAGTTGCTGCTAACCGTTCTGACAGAGAGTCAACTGAAGGAGCTGTTATCGCTGTTGTAAACGCTGACAAAACTGCTGGTGTTGTGATTTCACTTAACTGTGAGACGGACTTCGTAGGTAAAAACGAAGGTTTCGTAAAATTAGCTACAGATTTAGCGAATCAAGCAATCAACTTCGCTACTAAAGAAGAATTTTTAGCATCTGATTTCAATGGAATCACTGTTGCTGACAAATTGATCGAGCAAACAGGAGTTATCGGAGAGAAAATCGAAATCGGTTCTTTCGAGCGTTTAGAAGGAGCATTCGTAGGATCTTATATACACGCTGGAAACAAAATCGCTACATTAGTAGCGTTATCAGCTAACGTTGACGGTGCTGAAGAAGCTTCAAGAAACGTAGCAATGCAAGCGGCTGCTATGGCGCCAATCGCATTAAACGAAGAAGGTGTTGATGCTGCTATCATCGAAAAAGAAATTGAAATCGCTAAAGATTTACTACGTCAGGAAGGAAAACCAGAAGCTATGTTAGACAACATCGCTAAAGGTAAATTAGCACGTTTCTTCAAAGACAACACTTTAGTAAACCAGGATTATATTAAAGAACCAAAAATGAGCGTTACAGAATATGTAAAATCAGTAGACGGAGCTTTAACTGTTACAGGTTTCAAAAGAGCTGCTTTAGCATAA
- a CDS encoding methyltransferase — protein sequence MRKLIQHIVSPFLQKASAIYLSKPRNYRYKNIRVRVEPGVFPPFITISTKLLLEFIEPLPLQNKTFLELGCGCGIISILAAQKGAQVTASDINETALEALQKNAITNQVTLSVIYSDLFQELSDRQFDYIVINPPYYPKTPQNTAERAWFCGENFDYFEKLFAELPKYCTETNKIYMILSEDCDCDTIQSIATRNALRMQVVRTAKVFREQNYIFEIGSQ from the coding sequence ATGAGAAAACTGATCCAACACATCGTCAGTCCGTTTTTGCAAAAAGCCAGTGCGATCTATTTGTCGAAACCGCGGAACTATCGCTATAAAAACATTCGTGTTCGTGTAGAACCGGGTGTGTTTCCGCCTTTTATTACGATCAGCACCAAACTGCTGTTAGAATTTATCGAGCCGCTTCCGTTGCAAAACAAAACCTTCCTCGAACTGGGTTGCGGCTGTGGTATCATTTCCATACTGGCCGCCCAAAAAGGCGCACAGGTGACCGCTTCCGACATTAACGAAACGGCACTTGAAGCACTCCAAAAAAATGCGATCACCAATCAGGTAACTTTATCTGTCATTTATTCCGATTTGTTTCAGGAATTATCGGATCGGCAATTCGATTATATCGTGATCAATCCTCCTTATTATCCAAAAACGCCTCAAAACACCGCTGAAAGGGCCTGGTTTTGTGGTGAAAACTTTGATTACTTTGAAAAACTATTCGCAGAACTCCCGAAATATTGTACCGAAACCAACAAAATCTATATGATCCTTTCGGAAGATTGCGATTGTGATACCATCCAATCCATCGCCACCCGGAATGCGCTTCGGATGCAAGTTGTTCGCACTGCAAAAGTGTTTCGGGAACAGAATTATATTTTTGAAATCGGAAGCCAATAA
- the rplM gene encoding 50S ribosomal protein L13, whose amino-acid sequence MNNLSYKTVSANKATAQKEWIVVDAEGHNLGRFASKVAMLLRGKYKPSYTPHVDCGDNVIVINAEKINLTGNKLEDKTYIRHTGYPGGQRSLSAKVMQQKNPALLVEKAVKGMLPKNKLGAQLFRNLNVYVGTEHKHDAQQPKTVNLNDLK is encoded by the coding sequence GTGAACAATTTAAGCTACAAGACAGTATCAGCTAACAAGGCAACTGCTCAAAAAGAGTGGATCGTTGTAGATGCTGAAGGTCATAACTTAGGTCGTTTTGCTTCAAAAGTAGCCATGCTATTAAGAGGTAAATACAAGCCAAGTTATACACCGCACGTGGACTGTGGAGATAACGTGATTGTTATCAACGCAGAAAAAATCAACCTAACAGGTAACAAACTTGAGGATAAAACGTATATCCGTCACACAGGTTACCCAGGTGGTCAAAGAAGTTTATCTGCTAAAGTAATGCAACAAAAAAACCCTGCATTATTAGTAGAGAAAGCTGTAAAAGGAATGTTGCCTAAAAACAAATTAGGAGCACAATTATTCCGCAATTTAAATGTATATGTAGGTACTGAGCACAAACATGATGCACAACAACCTAAAACCGTTAACTTAAACGATCTAAAGTAA
- the rpsB gene encoding 30S ribosomal protein S2: protein MANKVEVKELLEAGVHFGHMTRKWDPNMAPYIYMERNGIHIINLYKTAAKIEEANEALKKIAASGRKVLFVATKKQAKDIVAEKAAAANMPYITERWPGGMLTNFVTIRKAVKKMASIDKMKKDGTFMTLSKKERLQVDRLRAKLEKNLGSIADMTRLPAALFVVDIKAEHIAVKEAQKLNIPVFAMVDTNSDPRQVDYVIPANDDASKSIDKVLSLVSGAIIEGLSDRKSDKEEQPAGEVAAAQTEATTTSTEE from the coding sequence ATGGCAAACAAAGTAGAAGTTAAAGAATTACTAGAAGCAGGTGTTCACTTCGGACACATGACTAGAAAATGGGATCCAAACATGGCTCCTTACATCTATATGGAGCGTAATGGTATTCACATTATCAACCTATATAAAACGGCAGCTAAAATCGAAGAGGCTAATGAGGCTTTGAAAAAAATCGCTGCATCTGGTAGAAAAGTACTTTTCGTAGCTACCAAAAAACAAGCAAAAGATATCGTTGCAGAAAAAGCTGCAGCAGCAAACATGCCGTACATCACTGAAAGATGGCCAGGTGGTATGTTGACTAACTTCGTAACGATCCGTAAAGCTGTTAAGAAAATGGCTTCTATCGATAAAATGAAGAAAGACGGTACTTTTATGACATTATCTAAAAAAGAACGTTTACAGGTAGATCGTCTTCGTGCAAAACTTGAGAAAAACTTAGGTTCTATTGCCGATATGACCCGATTACCAGCTGCGTTGTTTGTAGTGGATATCAAAGCGGAACACATCGCTGTAAAAGAAGCACAAAAATTAAACATTCCAGTTTTTGCTATGGTAGATACCAACTCTGACCCACGTCAGGTTGATTATGTTATCCCGGCTAACGATGATGCTTCAAAATCAATCGACAAAGTTTTATCTTTAGTAAGTGGTGCTATCATTGAAGGACTTTCTGACAGAAAATCTGACAAAGAAGAGCAACCAGCTGGAGAAGTAGCAGCTGCTCAAACAGAAGCTACAACGACTTCAACTGAAGAATAA
- a CDS encoding TraB/GumN family protein, which yields MRKIIFLLFAIFFSGILSAQNNKSLLWEISGNGLSKNSYLYGTMHLSDKISYHLSDNFFTHLLAADMVGNESDPETWNDAYELLTNTTISIQDRFYSGFYMFPVKKQDLQNIFTSHNYFNSLLSRTDNKKADYQENTYLDMFIYQTGRKHKKKVVGLEDTKTSFLSLSQIKTDNFVPKEEHRLALYKLLKNRSLADAISEYYREKDVEMLDSLYRMIFPQKAYEALISNRNTIMTKSIDSLAHKGSLFSAVGAAHLGGKKGIISMLREKGYQVTPVFGSFTDVGKNKKEAIENFFMAPKYKMSGTSDSMVQLPLTPNILENDNNLGAPDFTNGGVISIKRQALNLFLKKDPAVFNPKTIDSLFFENIPGKILEKKYFQKDSISGYDIKNITKTGQNQRHRFYITPLEIITVSMTGPGKYVRQYENEVFPNIKIKTVHQNWEKSSPAKGGFSVMLPVFNSIYGNSPEKINDIQIQAYDPATKAYYFVTEKTLHDYRLENSEYEQKQIHYEFYLQQHIDSLSTHYDQPRQSFESRSKIGDRDIRLKTYISGQKYYLLGSVNATEKDNRRFFDSFQKEPFRYNTTNKVYTDSLYSFQVTIPKKHNGTLFYKPDTEKSNEKNTFLSKSQNYSLKSDSGKIVDLLYYQFHKYESEIGMDSIRTRFRDFFLNRYNTDDALNVDYDFDLHIHSKNSLLNPLLYSRKGLQPSLWNEIMKDKGDTYTLLKETEQYDKEKNIRVFEALSSKDNSTQAIKYKAVFMEHGYYLLRALVQKDYHNDDSFIEKTFQSFNPLPYKAESSIFDNKLERFSTDALSTNDTIRYSALNSVDQLKITDRDFQTLKDFLNHFEFRDSETSALIELLNKIGALENNSSINLLETFYKKPDAKTTVQLAILNILAQRKSKAGYKKILELLDYDLPLSDNEDDISTLFYYFNLDLNGSKILFPELFRYYTIKEYSTPVLSLYNNMLDEGLIQPGKMKNYHNNIAANAKLEYKRLLSWIEKNEEVEDEADYETEAPSENLILHINSMYHSQNNKNTLQLLQKIKALNLTEVDIELARLDAINNRLNSKQTDDLLQNPKTNFVTLQLLANKKDFSFSDRFTDEEIATSALLNLESLTENDSLSLLEKRVIENNGKKISYYFYQLIKAKKDDENTSRQLLPIAFIHNGERINVQAYRIFEKTEIIDTEKLPSQYKTIIEQSLNENHFRASFRKVEDNTTSFYQEY from the coding sequence TTGAGAAAAATCATTTTCCTCCTATTCGCAATTTTCTTTTCCGGAATCCTGTCGGCTCAGAATAATAAAAGCCTGTTATGGGAAATTTCCGGAAACGGCCTCTCTAAAAATTCCTATCTCTACGGGACAATGCACCTCAGCGATAAAATCTCCTATCACCTGTCGGATAATTTTTTCACACACTTACTGGCCGCTGATATGGTTGGTAACGAAAGCGACCCGGAAACCTGGAATGACGCTTACGAACTGCTCACCAATACTACAATCAGTATTCAGGACCGCTTTTATTCCGGCTTCTATATGTTCCCGGTAAAAAAACAGGACCTTCAAAACATATTTACCTCTCACAATTATTTCAACAGTCTGTTATCCCGTACCGACAATAAAAAAGCTGATTATCAGGAAAACACCTATCTGGATATGTTTATCTATCAGACGGGACGGAAACACAAGAAAAAAGTGGTAGGACTGGAAGATACCAAAACCTCATTTCTTTCATTGTCACAGATTAAAACCGACAATTTTGTCCCGAAGGAAGAACACCGTCTGGCCTTATACAAACTACTAAAAAACCGCAGTTTAGCCGACGCCATATCCGAATACTACCGCGAAAAAGACGTCGAAATGCTGGACTCTCTTTACCGGATGATCTTCCCACAAAAAGCCTATGAAGCACTGATCTCTAATCGGAATACGATTATGACCAAAAGTATCGACTCTTTGGCTCACAAAGGAAGTCTTTTTTCGGCCGTAGGAGCGGCACATTTGGGCGGCAAAAAAGGAATCATCAGTATGTTGCGCGAAAAAGGCTATCAGGTAACCCCTGTTTTCGGCTCCTTTACCGATGTGGGTAAAAACAAAAAAGAAGCGATAGAAAATTTCTTTATGGCTCCGAAATACAAAATGTCCGGAACCAGCGACAGTATGGTACAATTGCCGTTAACACCCAATATACTGGAAAATGACAACAACCTGGGCGCTCCCGATTTCACCAATGGTGGCGTGATTAGCATTAAACGGCAAGCCCTGAACCTTTTCCTGAAAAAAGACCCGGCTGTTTTTAACCCAAAAACTATCGACAGTCTCTTTTTTGAAAACATACCTGGAAAAATACTCGAGAAGAAATATTTTCAAAAAGACAGCATCAGTGGCTACGACATTAAGAACATCACCAAAACCGGTCAAAACCAACGCCACCGTTTCTATATTACCCCACTGGAAATAATCACTGTTTCAATGACAGGCCCGGGTAAATATGTACGTCAATACGAAAACGAAGTATTTCCAAACATCAAAATAAAAACCGTACATCAAAACTGGGAAAAAAGCAGCCCCGCTAAAGGTGGTTTTTCGGTAATGCTTCCCGTTTTTAACAGCATTTATGGCAATTCACCCGAAAAGATAAACGATATTCAAATCCAGGCATACGATCCCGCCACAAAAGCCTACTATTTTGTAACCGAAAAAACGTTGCACGATTATCGCCTTGAAAATTCGGAATACGAACAAAAACAAATCCATTACGAATTCTATTTACAGCAGCATATCGATTCGCTGTCGACGCATTACGACCAGCCCAGACAAAGCTTTGAATCCCGGTCAAAAATAGGCGATCGCGACATCCGGCTTAAGACCTATATATCCGGACAGAAATACTACCTGTTAGGCAGCGTAAACGCAACCGAAAAGGACAACCGCCGTTTCTTCGATTCGTTTCAAAAGGAACCTTTCCGCTATAATACAACCAACAAGGTCTATACCGACAGTCTTTATTCATTTCAGGTGACCATACCCAAAAAGCACAACGGAACCTTATTCTACAAACCCGATACCGAAAAAAGCAACGAAAAAAACACCTTCCTTTCAAAATCACAGAATTACAGTTTAAAATCGGATTCCGGTAAAATTGTCGACCTGTTATACTACCAGTTTCACAAATACGAAAGTGAAATAGGCATGGATAGTATCCGAACCAGATTCCGGGATTTCTTTTTAAACCGTTATAATACCGACGATGCACTAAATGTTGATTATGATTTTGACTTGCACATCCACTCCAAAAATTCCCTGCTCAACCCACTGCTTTATAGCAGAAAAGGGCTACAACCATCACTGTGGAACGAGATTATGAAAGACAAAGGCGACACTTATACGCTGCTAAAAGAAACCGAGCAATACGACAAAGAAAAGAACATCCGCGTATTTGAAGCCTTATCATCAAAAGACAATTCTACACAGGCCATTAAATATAAAGCAGTCTTTATGGAACATGGTTATTACCTGTTACGTGCATTGGTGCAAAAGGACTATCACAATGATGATTCATTTATCGAAAAGACATTCCAGTCGTTCAATCCGTTGCCATACAAAGCGGAAAGCTCCATATTCGACAACAAACTCGAGCGTTTTAGTACCGATGCGCTAAGCACAAACGATACCATCCGTTATTCGGCTTTAAATTCGGTTGACCAGTTAAAAATTACCGATAGGGATTTTCAAACTCTAAAAGACTTTTTAAACCATTTTGAATTCCGTGACAGCGAAACTTCAGCACTAATCGAACTCCTAAACAAAATCGGTGCGCTGGAAAACAACAGCAGTATAAACCTTTTGGAAACCTTTTATAAAAAACCCGATGCCAAAACAACAGTACAACTAGCCATACTTAACATATTGGCACAGCGAAAATCAAAAGCGGGTTATAAAAAAATACTGGAATTACTGGATTACGACCTTCCGCTTTCGGATAACGAGGATGACATCAGCACCTTGTTTTACTATTTTAACCTGGACCTGAACGGTAGCAAAATCCTGTTTCCGGAACTATTCCGTTATTACACTATAAAAGAATACAGCACTCCGGTCCTGTCACTGTATAACAATATGCTCGACGAAGGTCTTATACAACCGGGTAAAATGAAAAATTACCACAATAACATTGCAGCCAATGCCAAACTGGAATACAAACGACTGCTAAGCTGGATCGAAAAAAACGAGGAAGTGGAAGACGAAGCCGATTACGAAACAGAAGCACCGTCCGAAAACCTGATTTTACATATCAACAGTATGTATCATTCGCAAAACAACAAAAACACGTTGCAGTTATTACAAAAAATCAAGGCATTAAACCTGACCGAAGTGGATATTGAACTGGCTCGTCTGGATGCCATCAACAATAGGCTGAACAGCAAACAAACAGATGATTTATTGCAAAACCCAAAAACCAACTTTGTAACCCTGCAATTGCTGGCCAACAAAAAGGATTTCTCTTTTTCAGATCGCTTTACCGATGAAGAAATTGCAACATCGGCCCTGCTAAATCTTGAAAGCCTTACCGAAAATGATTCCCTTTCACTACTTGAAAAAAGAGTAATTGAAAACAACGGTAAGAAAATAAGCTATTATTTTTATCAGTTGATCAAGGCTAAAAAAGACGATGAAAACACCAGCAGGCAGCTGCTTCCGATCGCGTTTATCCATAACGGGGAACGTATTAATGTACAAGCCTACCGGATTTTTGAAAAGACCGAGATCATCGACACCGAAAAATTACCTTCACAGTATAAAACCATTATTGAACAATCGCTCAACGAAAATCATTTCAGGGCTAGTTTCCGGAAAGTCGAAGACAATACCACCTCCTTTTACCAAGAATACTAA
- a CDS encoding serine hydrolase domain-containing protein, protein MKKIIVVSLLLLSFSIVAQEKTRFNKIDSLLTYLHENNKFMGAISLRENGNVVFEKNYGFADVENNISADSNTKYRIGSVTKIFTAAIIFQLIEEKKLTLDTKLSKFYSEIPNSNTITIGMLLNHKSGIANYTDNSFDSYKTKPQTKRDMLKRIAAAQPVFEPDTKAEYSNSNYLLLGYIIESITGKNYGDNVATRIAGKIGLKNTYYPKKSVPGKDEAFSYSFAGNKWKKTPSWDLSVANAAGALVSTPSDLTDFINALFTGKIVKPTSLAQMTAMENGYGKGLLQFPFSDKRFLGHNGIIEDFRSVVAYHSTDKTAVSLIVNGNNYNENDLLLGVLSIYYKIPYRFPNLKSIAVDPKLLKSYEGVYSSKQIPLQLTIRVENGKLQGQATGQSPFPLNALSPTEFIFDPAGIEITFKDKGLLLKQGDSKLTFTKE, encoded by the coding sequence ATGAAAAAAATAATTGTCGTTTCACTACTACTTCTGTCCTTTTCCATCGTTGCTCAGGAAAAAACGCGTTTCAACAAAATAGACAGTTTGCTAACCTATTTACATGAAAACAACAAATTTATGGGCGCCATAAGTCTGCGGGAAAACGGAAATGTGGTTTTTGAAAAGAATTATGGCTTTGCAGACGTGGAAAACAACATCTCAGCCGATAGCAATACCAAATACCGAATCGGTTCCGTTACCAAAATCTTTACTGCGGCTATCATTTTTCAATTGATTGAAGAAAAAAAACTGACCTTAGACACCAAACTATCCAAGTTTTATTCTGAAATTCCGAATTCCAACACAATTACCATCGGAATGCTGCTCAACCATAAAAGCGGCATCGCCAACTATACCGACAACAGCTTTGATTCCTATAAAACCAAGCCGCAAACCAAACGCGACATGTTAAAACGCATCGCGGCAGCGCAACCGGTTTTCGAACCCGACACTAAAGCCGAATACAGCAATTCGAATTATCTTTTATTGGGTTATATCATCGAATCGATCACCGGAAAAAACTATGGCGATAATGTTGCCACCCGAATTGCTGGCAAAATTGGTTTAAAAAACACCTATTACCCTAAAAAGAGCGTACCGGGTAAAGACGAGGCCTTTTCCTATTCTTTCGCCGGTAACAAATGGAAAAAAACGCCATCCTGGGATTTAAGCGTGGCCAATGCCGCCGGTGCCTTAGTATCGACACCATCCGATCTGACCGATTTTATCAACGCCCTTTTTACCGGAAAAATTGTCAAACCCACTTCACTGGCACAAATGACCGCTATGGAAAACGGATACGGCAAAGGATTGTTACAATTTCCATTTAGCGACAAACGCTTTTTAGGTCATAACGGAATTATTGAAGATTTCCGTTCGGTTGTAGCGTATCATTCAACGGATAAAACGGCGGTTTCCCTTATCGTAAACGGAAACAACTATAACGAAAACGACCTGTTACTGGGCGTCCTAAGTATTTATTATAAAATCCCGTATCGCTTTCCGAACTTAAAATCCATAGCGGTCGATCCGAAGCTTTTAAAAAGCTATGAAGGTGTGTACAGTTCCAAACAGATTCCATTACAACTAACGATCCGCGTAGAAAACGGAAAACTACAAGGTCAGGCGACCGGACAAAGCCCGTTTCCGCTAAATGCGTTAAGTCCGACGGAATTCATTTTTGATCCGGCCGGAATTGAAATCACCTTTAAAGACAAGGGATTACTTTTAAAACAGGGCGATAGCAAACTGACTTTCACCAAAGAATAG